The following is a genomic window from Nitrosomonas communis.
ACCAGTCGTGCTGCAGGAAGTCCCGTTTTATAAGCCAGCCGGTAATGAATGTACATTATTTGAAGTGGCTTATCGGCAGCAACTGCCGCTACTGATCAAGGGACCAACGGGCTGTGGCAAAACCCGGTTTATTGCCCATATGGCAGCTCGGCTGGGGCGCCCGCTTTATACGGTTTCCTGTCACGATGACATGACCGCGGCCGATTTGACGGGGCGCTATCTTCTCAAAGGAGGCGAGACGGTATGGGTAGATGGCCCGTTGACACAGGCCGTGCGCACAGGCGGCATCTGTTATCTGGACGAAATCGTGGAGGCGCGCAAAGATGTCACCGTGGTGCTTCATCCACTGACAGATGATCGCCGGATTCTGCCGCTGGAACGTACCGGTGAGATCCTGAAAGCGCCTGACGGATTTATGCTGGTGGTATCCTATAATCCGGGTTATCAGAATATCCTGAAATCATTAAAACCGAGTACGCGCCAACGCTTTGTTTCCATCAGTTTTGATTTTGCCCCGCTGGAAGCAGAAGTCGAAATCGTATCCAGTGAAAGCGGCTTGCCTGTGGCGCAGTGCGTACCCTTGGTGAATCTCGGGAAACGGTTACGGGCGCTGAAGGAGGTTGATCTGGAAGAAGTCGTGTCCACCCGCTTGCTCGTTTATTGTGCCATTCTGATTAAAAATGGATTGGATCCTTTCCAGGCGGCTGAAACTGCCCTGGTGGAACCGCTTTGTGATGATCTTGACGTCAAGGAAGGTTTGCTGGAACTGATACGTGCGACTTACGGCTAAAGTATGTGGCAATTCTTCGAGCTGGAAGAGCAAATTGGCCGCTATTGGCACCATCTCGTAGGCAAGGCGGATAGTTATCCCTCTTATCCAGAAGCCGCTGTCACGCTGGATTCGCTGCGTTCTGCACTGAGTGTTTTTTTAGAGGCCTGGGTGGCGCGCCAGGAATAGTTTTAGCAGCAGGGATGCCGCAATCGTCATGGCATCGCCTGAAACTGCGACAACGCCTGGGCATGGATCAGGAATTCCTGCCCCGGATAGAGTGTAATGCCGAGCGGATGTTACTGCCTGCAACCATTGCGTGTTTTCCATCAGCCGCATTAAACCGGCGACTTTATTTCTGGCTGGCTGCTTATTTTTCCGCCGCTGAAGATTCTACCGTTGAAACACCAAATGATCCATTGCAAGCTGATCTCGCTTTTCTGCATAGCGCCTACTGGAACTGTTTAAAAGTAGTTGAACATTACCCCGGGCTTGCCCGGGATTATCAGAAACTCTGCAAAGCGCTGTATGAACAGCGACCGTATCGACTGCTTTCCGGCCAAGAACAGGCCATCGAAGTCGTTATACAGGCATTATTAGGAAAGCCTGGTTCAAATGCGCTCGGTGAAGCATTTTTACAGGCCATCATGCAGCCTGAGCCTGATTTTCAACGCTGGCAAGCCGAGAAGAACTACCATACTTTCCTGCCCATTCCTTTGTGGGGAGAAATCCATTCAGGTAAAATTTCATCAAACGCGATGACGGAGCCTTCAGATCAGGATGACGGCGGCAGTAGCCATCAGGAAAATGAGGATCATCGCAAGAAAAAGGGCCGAAGGGAAAAATACGCACAAAGCGAACGGGATGATCCGCTGTTGCTGAATCGCTTTGAGAAACTCATGAGCTGGTCCGAAATGGTCAATGTTAATCGCGCTGTGCAGGATGACGATGAAGATGCCGCTAAGGAAGTCGCCGAGACGATCGAAGAAATCACGTTGAGTCCACATCAGCGCCAGGCCGCGACCAAGCTCAAATTTGATCTTGATCTTGCGCCAGACGACGTCAATCCAGCTGTTCTGATTTCCGAATTGACTTATCCTGAATGGGATTATCGACGCAAAGCTTATCATGCGCAACAATGTCGGGTACTTTTTCAGAATGCTGAGGAAGGGAATGAGATGGGTACCTAATCTTGAGACCAGGCGCCGTTTTCGTAAAATCCAGCGACAATTTGAAACATTAAGGCCCCGTCGTGAGATTTTACGTAGCCAGCTGGACGGCGCTGAGTTGGATATGGATGCGCTGGTGCGTGCACATTGTGATTTCTTTGCTCAGGGAAATGGTTCTGACCAAGTCTATCTAAAGGCTCGTCAACAGGCTCGTGATCTGGCTGTAGCCATACTGGTGGATGTGTCACTATCTACGGATAGCTGGATTGACGGTCGGCGTATTCTTGATATTGAGAAAGAAGCTTTGATTACACTGGCTTCCGGTCTTGCCGTTTGTAGAGATGCTTTTGCAGTCTATACCTTTACTTCACGCAAAAGACACTATGTCCGTGTGGCTGCCGTAAAAGATTTTGATGAAGCTTTCAATAGCCAGGTATTGCGTCGTATTGCCGCCTTGCATCCTGGTTACTATACTCGCATGGGTACGGCTTTACGCCATGTCCGGCAGCTACTGAGCAAACGAACTGAACGTAACCGTCTTGTTCTCTTGTTAAGCGATGGCAAACCCAACGATCTGGATTATTATGAAGGCCGTTAAGGTATTGAAGATACCCGACAGGCAATTTTGGAGGCCCGGAGAGCAGGTCTTGCAGTTTTCGGCATTACGATAGATCGCAAGGCGCAGGATTATTTCCCTTATCTATTCGGTAAGGGGGGTTACGCTATTGTGGGCCGGCCTGATCGCCTTTCGCATGTTCTGCCTATTATTTACCAGCAATTGGTAGGGTGACCAGTTGACCTATAAAAGCATTGGGTCGCGAATCAAGAAAAATAAGAGCGACGATTGGGGTTATTGTTTGCAAGAATAAGGACGCTTAGTTCTGTACCTGACTCTGAGTTGCTGTGTGACTCAGTAAAAGTTACGAGTATCTCACGTGCACTGATGAAATCCAGTGCTTAATTACATTATTTAGCGATAAGGTACATGCTATCTTCCAGGGAAGAAGCATAGGCACCTATTAAATTACGATGAACGGGCACGGAAAACATTGGAGCGGCGGGCGAATAGCCAAACAGAGCCCCACAAAGCGGTGTTTCGAGCACGGATTATTTTGGAATGTTTAGATGAGTAAGGCATTATGGCTGTATCGCGGACAGCTCAAAAATACTATTGTTAATTTACGCAATTAAGCACTAGTCCACTCGGATAATTTCTTGCAAGCTGCTTCCAAGAGTATCTGCGAAACGCTTCCAGATGCTATAAGTTGCCAGTCATCTAGATCCTCCTTCTGCTGTGCCCTCGTTGTGATGACATAGACTGTATTAGTCACTTCTACAGCTGGAGGATGGAAGGATTTATTATTTAGATTTCCTTTACTCACGGACCTCGTTTGGCTAACAATAAAAATTGATTGCGCAGTATGTCGCTTTCGCAGCATACTGCTCTGCTTCACGCAAGAGGAGGACGCTACTTAATCATTAATGAAGATTTCTTTCCCATTCGCCAACTTGCTTTTCCGCTTCTTCCTTACTGATTCCATATGATTTCTGAATTCTGCCAATCAGCTGATCGCGTTGCCCATCGATCGTGTCGCAATCATCGTCGGTGAGTTGGCCCCATTGTTCTTTGATTTTACCTTTGAATTGTCTCCAGTTACCTTGTATTTGATCCCAGTTCATTTGCAGCTCCTTTTTAAGTTTGAATTGAGTTTCTACTGCTTGATGCTTATTCATCGAACTTCGATAAATGCACCAATATTGGTTCGCGTACTAAGGCTACACGTATTAATTCATATGTAGTCAAATATATTGTAATGCGGATATAACTATGCTTCTGTGCGCCAACTAACATAGTGTCAGCCCGAAAACTCTCTATCCATAGTGGAAAAAATGAGTTGCGCTTAATTTTGGAGATGAAGATTTCTAAAAACTAAGTCTAAGTGACATTATTAGATGATTTTGGCGCATTTTTATGCAAAATAACCACAAACTTCGCTTGAAATGGGCAAATATTGTCTTCAAAAATTAAACTTTGCTGGAGTGGGATTCAAATAAGCGCAGTGCAAAATACCCAGATGGAATTAGGCGAAATTGACGTCTCCCACATCAAATTTGATTTGAGATCACCAGATGACATCCCGAAACGAAATGGTTAACCAGCATAAAATCTTGCGCGCAATGTTGGGGCATAGTCTGTATGACGAAGACAAAAAGTATGCTTATCAAACTTTAGTGGATAACGTCAGCCTGCTCACGCCAGAACTGCTGGACAAATTAAACCAGTTCATTGTTGAGGGAGGGCATGTTCTCGTAAAAAAAGGCGAAAGCGCCCTGCGCGGGCGGTGCGGCTCCTTTGTGGTTGAAACATATGTGCATTTCCCAACCGACCTCAACTTATTGGGGGATGCTATGTGCCAAGCAATTACGCTGACGGCGCGCTGGTGCGAAAGTCAGCAATTAAGCAACTGGCGGCAATATCGCTACAACCTGCACCGATTAAAACGACTAATGCATCATGCGCAGAACAAAAAGCGCAGCAAAGCTAAAACGGAAGCCCACCGGAATAAAATCCACGCACAAATGATTCAAGCGCATCAGGTCTATATTGACCAGGCGCAACGCCACTTGGACAAAATTCAGACTACCTTAACCAGGCTGCTCGCCACTGCTCCTGGCGAGCAGCTGCAGCAGCTTGAAATTGAAGGCTACCTCCAACACGCCCAGCGCCAAATTGATCAAATCGAACGTCGTGTCATCAAAGGCGAAACCATTCCTCACGCAGAAAAAGTATTCTCTATTTTTGAGCCACACACCGGATGGATTAGCAAAGGTAAAGCCGGCGTGCCTGTTGAGCTGGGTGTCAAAGTGTGCATTCTGGAAGACCAATATCAATTCATCTTGCACCATCACGTAATGGAAAAACAAACCGATGATCAGATTGCGGTAACCACGATCACGGAAGCGAAGAAACGCTTTTCCACCCTCAACGCCTGCAGCTTCGATAAAGGCTTTCATTCACCTGCCAATCAGGCTGAATTGACCCTGCAGCTCGAGCAGGTTACGCTCCCTAAAAAAGGCAGCCTATCCAAAAAGCGGCAAGCGGTAGAACAAACTGAGGCATTTGTTCAAGCTCGGCGTGCCCACTCAGCGGTAGAGTCGGCCATCAATGCGCGGGAGGTCATGGCCTAGACAAATGCCCAGACCATGGCATCGAAGGATTTAAACGTTATGTTGCATTAGCTATTGTCAGCAGAAATATCCGCCGAATCGGTGACATGTTGTGGCAGCAAGAGGTGGAACGTAAGCGCAGAACAATAAAACGTAATTTAAAGCACCAACAAGCAGCTAAGCTATCCAGCTAATGCAAAAAAACTGCCTGATTGCGAGCAATCAGCGGCTGGTGCTGGGTAAAAATCGTGTTTTTTATACCATACTTCTCAAAAAAATATAATCAGGGACTTTTTGAGATGCATAGTTTCATTGCATCTTTATAAAGGTGCTTGAAAATTAGGCAGCTTGTTGGTGAAAAAATGGGGTTTTCAGGCTGGCACTAACATAGTACTCAATGTAATATAACGTGAGTTCGACATAAGAATCATCACATCACAATTAGAAGAGTTTGAGGGAGTCTGATATTAAGCGAGGGTTTCTTCTCGCGAGAGGTATAAGCTACCAATCCGGCTATCAGATTAACAAAAAAGTTAACTGGGCTGTGATAACGGGAATGCTCAATTTGCGAACTATTTTGCCTGCCGTGATTTTGACTGCCAGCAATTCCCCCTAGTCATTGATGACCAGGTGCAACTTGAATCCATAAAACCAATCCACACTGGTCTTTCCCCAGGCAGAAAACTCTGCCATTACTTTATGCGACCTCATACGGTGATTATGGCACACATTGATCTTAGTCGAATCAATGAAACTGATTCCACTGCATTGCCCAAAGCGGCTGGTTAGAAAACAGCATAAAGGCACCAGGCAACCTTGAAGTGGTACCCAAAAACTGCTCAGTCTGTTCGGGCGTAAGCTTCTCGCCGTATTTCCGGCTTCGCCCCCGCTGGCTCTCCAGCCTCGGCGCAGGTACATCGTATAGACGGGTATCCCTTCTGACCTGACCAATTACATCAAAGCCGCGATTGAGCATCGTGCTGATAACATATTGCCGCATATACCAGCTATCCATCAATACACGCACCCTCAAACCTCGCAACAAGCTCTGCACAGCACGCACCAGCGTATTAGCTGCCACCAGTTTGCCGGTGTTGCTACCAGCTGGCATCAAGCGGGAAAGTAACGGCAGCGCTACCGGCTCCTTGCTGGCTCGACGAGTGATGATTGCCAGATTGACCCAGCATTGGCCTTGCACAAATCCAGCATTGGCCTTGCACAAATGCAGGCAGATTGATCTTGTTGCCATGCTGGTGGTGAATCCGGCTGCCTGGCGCTTTTTTTGAAGTACGCAACGTTACTGTATCATCAATCGCCAGATGGACCACATCGTGTGTCACGCTCGCTAACACCAGCCGCATAAATTGCCGTGCCAGCGCCAACCAGGACCATTTTCCCTGTTGCAACCATTTGTAATAACTCGTCCAGTGATTGCGCATCGTCAGCATCAAATACGCATCCGTGACAAATCCTGTCGGCGTCAACATCGCCCCGATCAACAGCTCAATAAAGGTGCCTGTTGATCTTAGGGGTAGCACTTTGGCTAAAAATGTTATCCAATTACACAGTTCGCCAGGGATACCAGCCTGTCCTTTTGCGTTCATCGCGGCCTCCAGAAGTAAAATGACATTTCTTTCTAGAGGCCGCCTTTCTAAATAACTTTTAAAAACAAAGCTATTTAGAAAGGCGGCAACGATTTTTTCGTTGCTTTGTCAAGTTTTTTGCTACTCTTTTATCTTTGGGTAATTTTTTCCTTTAAGGGTGAAACTCTAAATTCTAGTTATTTAAATCAAATTATTATTTGTTCACAATTTCTGTGGATAACTTTGTGGGTAATTTGTAAATACTGTTGCTAAGATGGCTATTTGTAATAATCTTTTTTAGATCGGTTAAATTTTAGACACATAAAAATATAATTTATAATCAATAAATTATATTTTTACTCTTTATTTCTGCGGTTTTGATTGATGCAAGATGCTTTTTAAAAAATGATGTGGATTAATCCATAATGTCAAGAAAATCTTCGATTTAATTGCATGGATTCCTATTTGAAATGTTGAGATTTTAGATTCTCCAAAGAGGAAATTTGAAGCTCTTCAACAAGATGATTAAGCTTATCTTATGCTTAATGATTGGGTGGTGAGTTGGTAAATGAGCGTTACCCTTCTTCTATGTTTAATAAGAGATCAGGTTTAAATAAATGAAAAAGAATTGTGCTTCTACGATATTAGTATTTTGTTTAATTTTTATACCTAATCTTGTATTAGCAAGCAGAGGATCTGTGGAAAATAGGAATACAGATATAAATATTGTTCTGGCGCATGGATTTTTTGGATTACGCACAGTGGGTTCCGATAATTATTTTAATGGTGTTGAGAAACATCTTAAACATCATTACGATGCCAAAGTATTAGTTACGAATGTAAGCCCAATAGGTAGCATTAGAGAACGAGGCAATCAATTAAGACAACAAATAATTAATGCAATTAAAAATCCTGATGAATACCCCTTTTTTAATCCCAAAGCTCCAATTCATATTATCGCTCATAGCATGGGTGGATTAGATGGCCGTTTTATTCTATCGCCAGCGAACCCTGATAATATCGCCAATTTGATCACCTCCTTAACTACTATCGGAACTCCACATAAAGGATCACCATTAGCAGATTTATTCTTCCTCGGCTTTAATCCTTTGGTCGAGCTTTTGAATCTTTGGTTTAATGTAGATGAGTTTATGGAATCTCTTTCTGAATTAGGAATAACAAGAAACGGAATACACGACCTAACTACAGTCGCAATGCGTATTTTCAATCAAGAATATGAAGATGATCCAAATGTAAGTTATTTTTGGGTTGCCGGGATTGGACGGGGTGGAAGTTTGAATAAAACCAGTTATGACTTATCATTAACTCACACATACATTCAGATGGTCACTCAAGAAGATAATGACGGTGCAGTAACCTTATCTTCCGCCATGCATGGTGAAGCTATTGGAGAGCCTTGGCTTGCAGATCATCTGGACGAAGTAGGACATGATTTAGATTACCCACCAACTGGCATACCAAAAAATTTCAATTATTTAGCTAAGTATGATGAAATAATTCTAAGAATAAGATCAGTTCAATCAGACTAATTACGTACCTCTGCATTCGGATTGCTAAAGGAACATCCTATGTATACTATTGTATACATGATTGATGGTCTCGGTTGGTAGAGGTGTCCCTTTAAATTTATTTTTCTTAAGGTAATCTGCAACTGTTAATCCGAGTATCACTGGTATGAGGTAGGGGAGGGGATCATCTATGCTTAACACATCGTTAAATAATGAAATCTATCAAATGCGCTGATGCGTGTGCCAAGGTGAGTGTCAGACGCTGAGTTAGGTTTCCAGCAATATTTTACCATTTGTCATCAGCACATCAATCTCGGGTAACAGATTTACTCTACCTTCAGCTTTAAATCGTTTCCCTGATATTGTCCTTTCTAGTCTCCTTTATTAAGTATTGAGTTTAAATTCCTCTTAATTCGTAGCAAAAAATGATCTGTTAATTTTGCTTGAAGGGTGAAAAATGGGCCAGAACCACAATATTTTGCTGCTGATCAAAGGAAAATTTTGTGAATTCTGCATGACTTTCCGGTCAGGTTGACGACCAAACTGTTTCTTGGTACATTCGGCTCTCATAAAGGGCATTTTTGTTCATATGCGCAGTTATGCCTTATTCGAAAAGCATCTAGATTGCTACAGTTCGTCAATAGATCGCTTGCGCGTAAATTGATTTATCCAGCAGTGAAAATCTTTTTCAGCTACGCCTCAGAAGATCGCGAACAGGCTCGGGCAATATATCATGCGTTGCGCGACCAGGGACACACGGTATTTTTTGACCGCACTGATTTACCTGCGGGCGAGGAATTTCACAATCACATTCGCACAGCGATCGAAGCTTCGCACTTATTCATCTTTCTGCTTACCATTAAAGCAATCGATGCTGGCAGCTATACGTTGACGGAACTCGAGATCGCGCAGAAGTCCGGAATACGAGTTTTGCCTATTGTGCCAGATGCGATCGATTTCGCTTTAATACCCACCGCACTTAAATCCGTCACATTTCTCCAGCCCGACGGCAATGTTGCGGCAAGCGTCGCGGCCGAAACCGCCCGGATCGCACGCGCATGGCGCCGTCGTCGTGTCAAACAGATTGTCACGGGTGTGACGCTTGTGGCGGCGTTTTCGATCGGACTGTTTTATGGGCAAAAATTTTTTACCAAACGGGGATTTATCGGCAATGATGGCGCGCCCACTGTACTGGTTCCCGCGGGAACGTTTGTCATGGGAGATGACGATCAATCGCCGCGACGGGAAATCTTCCTCAATGCGTTTTATATTGATGTATTTGAAGTGACGTTGGCGCGCTACGCAAATTTTCTAAAGGCGACAGGAAATATGCGTGCTCCGGAAAACTGGCCGAATGGCGAGGTTGCTCGCAACGGCGATCTACCAGTGGTCGGTGTCGATTGGTACGATGCTGAAGCCTACTGCCATTGGGCAGGAAAACGATTATTGACTGATGCTGAATGGGAGAAGGCAGCGCGCGGCAGCGATGAGCGAACATATCCATGGGGAAACGACGAGCCCACGCCAGATCGCGCGCGTTTCGGCCTTCCATATGAGCGACTGGCATACCAAAACGGTGTTGCCGCTGTCGGCACCCATCCCAAAGGCACGAGCATTTTCGGCGTTCAAGACCTCGCCGGTAATGTCTCAGAATGGGTCAATGATTGGTTTGCAGAGAGTTTCCCATTGAGCGAGCGGCGCAATCCCAAAGGGCCAAAAATAGGTACCGACAAAGTGATCCGTGGCGGCGGTTGGTTCGACCCGGCATCGTACATCACTGCGGCGCGGCGCATGTACGCTAATCCGGATAATCGTGCCGACGACGTCGGATTTCGTTGTGCCGCAGATGCACGCTGATAACATGCTAATTCTAATTCGTGGAAGACACCTCTCCCTTACAGGGAGAAACTCAACAGTAGCGCGTGCGCATACTGCACGTGTATCTAATAGAATGTCCAATAGACTTTGCTGTTTGCGCTATCTCTATGCCCAACTCCAATGGCAGTAATACTGCTTGCGCCGATCTCTACTACTCTGCTGTTTTTAGCTGCTCTGAATCATTACCGTCCTGGTACTAATTGATCTATTCCGCTCGCTTTTCTAACCATAATTCTTTTCTTCATAATACGTGGCTATATTGTTTTCATTATTTAATGGGAATTGGAATTAGGCTACAAAGAAAGCCCTCGATCGAATTCGAGCGAGATTTTTTAACCACGCTGCCTATTATAGGTAAGCGTCCAGTTTTTGTTAGCCATTACAAGACGCGCTGAAAGAGGAGACCAGTTGTCCCATCCTGCGTAATCCTTTCAATGATTGTCAAGCATGTGTTTTAATAATGAATACTCTTGTCGTCGCGTCCTAGTCATGATGTCTTTAATTATCATTTTTACTTTTACGTTCAGCTTGGTATTGCTGGCTTGGTTTGCTGCTCTGGCCCTGGTGTGCCGTAGCTTTTATGCTCCGCGCCAGCTTGAACAGAGCAGCCCTGCCGAGCTCGGACCCGTCTATCATGAAATACGCATTCCCACTGTTCGCGGCAAGAAGTGCATTCCCACTGTTCGCGGCAAGAAGTTATTCTGCTGGCTGATCCCGGCTTCATTATCCAGACCTAAACCGGTAGTAGCCGTGCTGCACGGTAGGGGTGGCAACGCCGAGGACATGTTGCCCTTTGCTCCACTGCTGCATCGCACTGGCCTGGATGTGTTGCTGATAGATGCGCACAATCACGGTCGGTTTGAAATTCTGCCGAGATTGGATCTCCTTCCCGGAGATAATCCGACAGTGAAGCGACGATGGTAGATTTCAAAGGCAACCAATCCGAGCGGAGTACCATCTTTGAAGCGCCCGTTGGTATGGGGCTTATCCGTTCCAGCTATTGGCAATTAGAAGAAATCATGCAGGAATATGTCGTTACAGTTGGTCTCGCATCAAAAGACGGTAATTCAGTAATTAATTATGTTGAGAATATCAAGCCATATATCTATATCCTTGACTGAGATTGAAATTCAGGCGATACGCGCCCAGGGCTCGGGTGGGCAGAATGTAAATAAAGTAGCTACTGCAGTTCATTTGCGATTCGATATAAAGGCTTCATCACTCCCAGAAATATATAAAGAAAGATTATTGAATTTAAAAGATAGCCGAATCACTAGCGAAGGCATTATCATCATAAAGGCTCAGCGGTATAACAGTCAGATTAAGAACAAAGAAGATGCACTCAATCGATTACGAGAGATTATTCAAAGCGTCACTGTCCAGATAAAACCACGAAAACCTACTAAACCAACCAAAGCTTCCGAGACCAAGCGTTTGGAACGTAAAGCAATCCAAAGTCAAAGAAAGTCGTTACGCAGGAAGATTGATGAGGAGAAATAAATAAGAATAAATGTAATTGTAGTGGCTCAGATTTATGTTGAGATTTTTGTAGCATGACTTTAATACAGTTCGGCAGCCTGCTTACGACCGGGGCTGTGTAAAAATTCATCCCCAAACTTGTCAGATATGGAAATTGCCCCCTGAGTAGCTAAAGATCAATCAATACTCAATAATTGATTCCATAGTGCCTGGTATTTGATTCCATATTTGGCATGGCCAAACCATTGGCGTTTCAATCTTGTGTTTTTACACAACTTGGACACAAACCAGGCTCGGACTGACCATAGGTTTGCATATTTCCTTCTTGATTCTTATGCAGTGTCATTGTGAAATGCTGTATTGAGTGCTTTTAAAGGTTTTTATTTTCTCAATATTGAACAACTCGGAACGAGAAAGATTGCTGTTGCTAAGATCACGGTAGCAGTTATCATAACTTCCTGATGTCATCTTGTTCATAGTGGAGCTGCCAAAAACCAAAATATCAAATTGGCGTAATGGATAAACCTCCACGCAATCTAAAGAAACCCATTTTTCGAAAACATCAGAGTCATATTGGCCGTTCTCTACCGTTATAGCATATCCCCTATAGATTGATTATAATTTACAGATGACCTATCCGATATTATTTCGCCGTAAAGTATTATCCGTTCGTGAGAAGGAGAACCTCTTAATCGCGCAAGTGGCCAAGCGTTTTGGTGTAGGGGTCGCCAGCGTGATGCGTTGGATCAAAACTCCCGATCCCAAGACCACCCGCAACAAATCTGCCACCAGGATCAACATGGAAATGCTGGCGCAGGACGTCAAGAATTATCCGGACGCGTATCAGTACGAGCGCGTTCGAGCGTACCAGGCGGCTGGGAGTCAGCAAGCAAGGCATTAACCATGCTTTAAAGCGTCTGGGCGTGACTTATAAAAAAAGCCTGCGTCACCCCAAAGCCAGCGAAGAAGAGCGGCGTATTTTTCAGCAAAAAATTGAAGGCTATGAGCGCGAAGGCCGCGTCATTGTTTACCTTGATGAAAGCGGCTTTGCACACGACATGCCGCGCACGCATGGCTATGCGCCAGTGGGTGAGCGTTGTCATGGCGTAAAAGATTGGCATGCAAGGGGCCGAACCAATGTGATCGGCGCCCTGATCGGAAAGGTGCTGCTGACCGTAGGCCTGTTCATCGCCAATATCACCGCCGACATTTTCTATGCATGGGTGACGCAGGACCCTTTGCCTAAACTTCTGTCTGCTTGCGTGATCGTCATGGACAACGCAACGTTCCATAAACGGCTGGATATCCATACCGCTATTGCCAATGTCGGACATACACTTGAATACCTGCCGCCTTATTCCCCAGACTTAAATGACATTGAACCAAAATGGGCCCAGGCCAAAGCCATCAGAAAAAGGGAAGGATGTTCCATCGAGCAGCTCTCTGCCGCTTATGAAATTTGAATCATTTTATATAGGATCGGTTATATTGTCGACAGGTTATCTGAATGAAGTGATTTATACCTTTTGACATAGCTATAGCCTAACCAGTTAAGAGTGATTCAAAAAAAATTCTCATCTAAACCAAACATGACGCGAAGGCAAGCTGTAGACAGTATCAATAATACGGCAAGGTCAAGCTGACAAAATCAGTTTTGATTTGGAAATGAAATTACCTGCTTGCCAAACTTCCTCCGGCAAAATATTTACTTGATGTTATCTACGAGGAAGCAGCGCTACATCAGGACCTGGGTCTAAAAACGCATAAAAAATAATGCTGCTTTGGTGCGCTCTCAAAAGCCTCGAGTAGTTTTTTCTATGCTTTCTACTTGAGCTTAATATCACCGTCGCTGGTTTGCGTATAGATTGTATAAGGAAGGGCAATCGTATCTAAAACTCCTGATAATGCCATATCGACGAATAGAAGTTGGGGTATGGGTGCTATCCAAAGGGATAACCGAGAGGGTTTCCCTCGGAGGAGGCAAATATTGTAAGAAACACCACTATAAATCCGCGGTATCGTTTCACAGGATGTTTCAATTTGATTTAGATTACGCTTGGCAATCCAATCGCCTCGAACAACGGTATTGATTGTGCCACATCCAGCCAGAAAT
Proteins encoded in this region:
- a CDS encoding YceK/YidQ family lipoprotein, which translates into the protein MKDKLIYTFVCTIAVFLAGCGTINTVVRGDWIAKRNLNQIETSCETIPRIYSGVSYNICLLRGKPSRLSLWIAPIPQLLFVDMALSGVLDTIALPYTIYTQTSDGDIKLK